The genomic interval GTGAGTACAGTGAGCAGGAAGGCCGTGGACAGGAGCGCGAAGGCGGCGAACGCCGCGAACCCCCATCGCTCGAGGCCGAGGGCGAAGAGCTGGCCGCCCATCCACGGACCGAAGACGGCCCCGAAGCGACCGATGCCCGTCGTCCAGCCGATGGCCGTGGCGCGGATGCGGGTGGGGAAGACATGGGCGACGGAGGCGTAGACCATGGTCTGCGCGCTGAACAGGAAGACGCCGGAGACGAATACGACGAGGTAGGCCGCGGCGGTCGGGAGCCGCACCCCGAGCAGGAACACCGCGACGGCGGTCATGAGGAACCAGAACATCGCCACGCGGACGGGCCCGAGGCGGTCGGCCAGAGGGCCCGCGATGAGCAGCCCGACGATCCCCCCGAGGTTGACGACCAGGAGGAAAGCGAGCGAGGACCCGAGCGCGAAGCCCTCCGCACCCATCAGGGAAGGCAACCAGGTGCTGACGCCGTAGACCAGGAGCAGCCCTCCGAACGACGCCCCCCAGAACAGCAGTGTCAGACCGATGGTGTCGGGCCGGAACAGCGCTGCGAGTCCGCCGCGCCTCCCGGTCGCGCTGCTCCGCCGCTCCGCATTCGCCGTACGGGCGCTGCTCGTGGAGCGGGGAAGCGGGACTCCCAGGCGAGCGGCGGTCCGGCGGGCGTCCTCGACACGGCCCTTGGCCAGAAGGAAGGCGAGGGACTCGGGCAGCAGGGCGAGGATGAGCGGGACGGCGAGGACGAGCGGAGCAACGCCGACCCAATAGAGCGAGCGCCACCCCCAGGCCGGGAGCATCGTGATGCCCAGGATCGCTGCAACGATCCCGCCCGTCTGATGAGCGGTCATCAGTGCTGCGATCAGCAGGTTCCGTGATCCGTCCGGGGCGTACTCC from Brachybacterium kimchii carries:
- a CDS encoding MFS transporter, translating into MGTGALHRASEASAGSTSHRRAAFVVLALSWLVVLFDGVDTFMYGATIPSMTSDPSLEMSASLAGLIGSGATLGMLVGALAAGLVTDAIGRRRGMIACALVFSLASAVCALAPSAAVFGIARTVAGVGLGGLLPTAIAMVSEYAPDGSRNLLIAALMTAHQTGGIVAAILGITMLPAWGWRSLYWVGVAPLVLAVPLILALLPESLAFLLAKGRVEDARRTAARLGVPLPRSTSSARTANAERRSSATGRRGGLAALFRPDTIGLTLLFWGASFGGLLLVYGVSTWLPSLMGAEGFALGSSLAFLLVVNLGGIVGLLIAGPLADRLGPVRVAMFWFLMTAVAVFLLGVRLPTAAAYLVVFVSGVFLFSAQTMVYASVAHVFPTRIRATAIGWTTGIGRFGAVFGPWMGGQLFALGLERWGFAAFAAFALLSTAFLLTVLTVLRGRSRGPYSSTSASRAPHDRHD